The following proteins come from a genomic window of Geminicoccaceae bacterium SCSIO 64248:
- a CDS encoding UDP-N-acetylmuramoylalanyl-D-glutamyl-2,6-diaminopimelate--D-alanyl-D-alanine ligase → MSALWRRSDLVRATGGSAHGAWQDVSGVVIDSRAAGPGDLFVALHGPNHDAHAFVGQALAAGAAAALVDRADDHPSLAGLPVDAALLRVADTLKGLERIGVAARARSRARIAAVTGSVGKTSTKEALRHVLAARAATHASAASHNNHWGVPLSLARLPAAARYGVFELGMNHAGEIAALVATVRPHVALITTIAPAHLAFLGSIEAIADAKAEIFDGLEPGGVAVLPADSPQFERLRARAAAAGATIVTFGRSATADCRLLHAVSDLSGSDLSVRLHGRMIDLRIGTPGEHGIANALAVLATVEALGADPVQAGRSLAEVAPAAGRGARVPIRLAGGEALLIDDSYNANPVSMAAGLSVLGRASGRKIAVLGDMLELGPEADRMHAGLLEPIDRQDVDLVFTVGRHMQALHDALDAGRRGGHTASSDKMVPLLREMLRPGDTILVKGSLGSRMKVVVEALTDGEAAGVRPQAN, encoded by the coding sequence GTGAGCGCGCTGTGGCGGCGTTCGGACCTTGTCCGGGCGACCGGCGGCAGCGCCCACGGGGCGTGGCAGGACGTGTCCGGCGTCGTGATCGACAGCCGCGCGGCCGGACCGGGCGATCTGTTCGTGGCGCTGCACGGGCCGAACCATGACGCGCACGCCTTTGTCGGCCAGGCCCTGGCCGCCGGCGCGGCGGCCGCCCTGGTCGATCGCGCGGACGACCATCCGTCCCTGGCCGGGCTGCCGGTGGACGCGGCTCTCCTGCGGGTCGCCGACACGCTGAAGGGCCTCGAGCGGATCGGCGTCGCCGCGCGCGCCCGCAGCCGCGCCCGCATCGCGGCCGTGACCGGGAGCGTCGGCAAGACCAGCACCAAGGAGGCGCTGCGTCACGTCTTGGCCGCCCGGGCGGCGACCCATGCCAGCGCCGCCAGCCACAACAACCATTGGGGCGTTCCGCTCAGCCTGGCGCGACTGCCCGCGGCGGCACGCTACGGCGTGTTCGAGCTCGGCATGAACCACGCCGGCGAGATCGCGGCCCTCGTGGCGACGGTCAGGCCGCACGTCGCCCTGATCACCACGATCGCCCCGGCCCATCTCGCCTTCCTCGGCTCGATCGAGGCCATCGCCGACGCCAAGGCGGAGATCTTCGATGGCTTGGAGCCAGGCGGCGTCGCGGTGCTGCCGGCCGACAGCCCGCAATTCGAGCGGTTGAGGGCAAGAGCCGCGGCGGCGGGTGCCACGATCGTCACCTTCGGGCGGTCGGCCACGGCCGATTGCCGCCTGCTCCATGCTGTCTCGGACCTGTCCGGCAGCGATCTGTCCGTCCGGCTTCACGGACGGATGATCGACCTGCGCATCGGCACGCCGGGCGAGCACGGGATAGCGAACGCCCTGGCCGTACTCGCGACCGTGGAGGCCTTGGGCGCCGATCCCGTGCAAGCGGGCCGGTCCCTGGCCGAGGTCGCCCCGGCGGCCGGACGGGGGGCGCGCGTGCCGATTCGCCTTGCCGGGGGCGAGGCATTGCTGATCGACGACAGCTACAACGCCAATCCCGTGTCGATGGCGGCCGGATTGTCCGTCCTTGGCCGCGCCTCGGGGCGGAAGATCGCCGTGCTCGGCGACATGCTCGAGCTCGGGCCCGAGGCGGACCGCATGCACGCCGGTCTTCTGGAACCGATCGATCGGCAGGATGTCGATCTGGTCTTCACCGTCGGCCGGCACATGCAGGCGCTGCACGATGCCCTTGACGCGGGTCGTCGCGGTGGGCACACGGCCAGTTCCGATAAGATGGTTCCACTATTGCGCGAGATGCTGCGGCCGGGCGACACGATCCTGGTCAAAGGCTCGCTCGGCAGCCGGATGAAAGTCGTGGTCGAAGCCTTGACGGACGGGGAGGCTGCCGGCGTACGACCGCAGGCCAACTGA